In the genome of Geotrypetes seraphini chromosome 16, aGeoSer1.1, whole genome shotgun sequence, one region contains:
- the EMC4 gene encoding ER membrane protein complex subunit 4 yields the protein MAQSQAGPVANRGRRFKWSIELGSAGGGRGRSERGGGQGDVLYPVGYSDKPVPDTSVQETDRILVEKRCWDIALGPLKQIPMNLFIMYMAGNTISIFPIMMVCMMAWRPIQALMAMSATFKLLESSGQRFLQGLVYLIGNLLGLALAVYKCQSMGLLPTHASDWLAFIEPPERMEYTGGGLLL from the exons ATGGCGCAGTCTCAGGCCGGGCCTGTGGCCAACCGCGGGCGCCGCTTCAAGTGGTCCATCGAGTTGGGCTCCGCCGGCGGCGGCAG GGGCcgcagtgagagaggaggtggacaAGGGGATGTACTGTACCCTGTGGGATACTCGGACAAGCCGGTACCAGATACCAGCGTGCAAGAGACAGATCGCATTCTGGTGGAGAAG CGCTGTTGGGACATCGCTTTGGGGCCCCTGAAGCAAATCCCTATGAATCTTTTTATCATGTACATGGCTGGAAACACCATCTCTATCTTTCCCATCATGATGGTTTGTATGATGGCGTGGAGACCCATCCAGGCATTAATGGCAATGTCAGCAA CATTCAAGTTACTAGAGAGTTCAGGCCAGAGGTTCCTGCAGGGACTGGTGTACCTCATTGGGAATCTCCTGGGGCTGGCACTGGCTGTCTACAAGTGTCAATCAATGGGGCTTTTACCCACCCATGCATCTGATTGGCTGGCATTCATAGAGCCACCTGAG AGGATGGAATACACTGGAGGGGGTTTGTTGTTGTAA